A single Nerophis ophidion isolate RoL-2023_Sa linkage group LG26, RoL_Noph_v1.0, whole genome shotgun sequence DNA region contains:
- the foxq2 gene encoding forkhead box Q2 — MSARYPTEEMTTLTEDRSGRERLGLSFTIDYLLFNKGVKGVPGAEEQTANNVVAAQKSLERSAETGERKVLEQEGDEEQKEKGEEEATSTTTTTSYGGDLDKSEDKPNQSYIALISKAILASEQKKLLLCDIYQWIMDHFPYFKSKDKNWRNSVRHNLSLNDCFVKAGRSDNGKGHFWAIHPSNYQDFSNEDYHCRRTRRRVRRVAGQLQLSPLSLPYNFTRQHRTTCWCCPPVHSLPLPCLAPRLYWPWSRVQGLVGCPPSLHVAAP; from the exons ATGAGTGCCAGATATCCAACAGAAGAAATGACGACACTGACGGAGGACAGAAGCGGACGGGAGCGACTCGGACTGAGCTTCACTATCGACTACCTTCTCTTCAACAAAGGAGTCAAAGGAGTGCCAGGAGCAGAGGAGCAGACTGCGAACAATGTGGTCGCCGCACAGAAATCGCTAGAGAGGTCAGCAGAGACCGGAGAAAGGAAAGTCCTCGAACAGGAGGGGGATGAAGAGCAAAAAGAGAAGGGGGAGGAGGAGGCGACCAGTACCACCACAACCACATCGTATGGCGGAGATTTGGACAAGTCTGAGGACAAACCCAACCAGTCTTATATCGCGCTCATTTCTAAGGCCATCCTGGCATCTGAGCAGAAGAAGCTGCTTCTGTGTGACATCTACCAGTGGATCATGGACCACTTCCCTTACTTCAAGAGCAAG GACAAAAACTGGAGGAACAGCGTTCGGCACAACCTGTCTCTGAACGACTGCTTTGTCAAAGCCGGCCGCAGCGACAACGGTAAAGGCCACTTCTGGGCCATCCACCCGTCAAACTACCAGGACTTTTCCAACGAGGACTATCACTGCCGGAGAACCCGACGGCGGGTCCGAAGGGTGGCCGGACAGCTTCAGCTCTCGCCTCTCAGCTTGCCCTATAACTTTACCCGTCAACACAGGACAACCTGCTGGTGCTGTCCACCGGTCCACTCGCTCCCCCTGCCCTGCTTGGCCCCCAGACTCTACTGGCCTTGGTCACGTGTGCAGGGGCTTGTTGGCTGTCCACCTAGTCTGCATGTCGCTGCACCCTAA